Proteins found in one Kluyveromyces marxianus DMKU3-1042 DNA, complete genome, chromosome 2 genomic segment:
- the ASM4 gene encoding FG-nucleoporin ASM4 — MMSSVFGQQSQQPKQPFQENRFSNLQINYPQQQQQQQQQQNNTQSLAQTSTSNGKEESWYNIARKRNIPQTVIKRPSKPTSSGDNSSTDTSTHRSGFSSVQFGTKNPTFNSSQPSQPTDIATYVESNEAPPTKSLYDWQREDEFGSVSTNMSLPETSHQINLSQRFPKNSRNAFDRNSEATHTRVGKDEINDSSRPKSEESAVIVFGYPESISNQVILHFSKFGNILEDFEILRGVTGNNISSATIRLRTQNKDSKAQKKYPIFTGDGWIKITYDSPSAALRALQENGTVYGGCLIGCVPYNKAAVEQLASCKIDKSDDIGNIPFSLSMKPNGSSSADAQNRSEDDNDSRKHGSRFSFSTRKLDVKDGKELFVHNGNSSHSGQNFLKSLENKLKEQEQQGGNQQPTDIVGKLNNWLFGWNDL; from the coding sequence ATGATGAGTTCGGTATTTGGGCAGCAATCGCAGCAGCCGAAACAACCTTTTCAGGAAAACAGATTCTCTAATCTACAAATTAATTATccacaacagcagcagcagcaacagcaacaacaaaataatacaCAATCGTTGGCTCAAACATCCACTTCTAATGGGAAGGAAGAAAGCTGGTATAACATtgcaagaaagagaaatatACCACAAACTGTAATAAAGAGGCCATCGAAACCAACATCTTCTGGAGACAACTCTTCTACTGATACATCGACCCACAGATCTGGATTCAGTAGTGTTCAATTTGGTACTAAGAACCCAACGTTTAATTCTAGTCAACCTTCCCAACCTACAGATATTGCAACATATGTCGAGTCAAATGAAGCTCCACCAACTAAATCATTGTATGATTGGCAAAGGGAAGATGAATTTGGATCTGTATCTACTAATATGTCTCTACCAGAAACATCTCATCAAATAAACCTATCTCAACGTTTTCCAAAAAACTCTAGGAATGCGTTTGATAGAAATTCTGAAGCAACCCATACTAGAGTAGGTAAAGATGAGATCAATGATTCATCAAGGCCAAAATCAGAAGAAAGCGCTGTAATCGTATTTGGATATCCTGAATCCATTTCAAACCAAGTCATCCTACATTTCTCTAAGTTTGGTAATATACTAGAAGATTTCGAAATTCTCAGAGGTGTAACAGGGAACAACATATCTAGTGCCACAATTAGACTTCGTACGCAAAACAAAGATTCGAAAGCACAAAAGAAGTATCCTATCTTTACTGGTGATGGATGGATCAAAATTACTTACGATTCCCCCAGTGCAGCATTAAGAGCTTTGCAAGAGAACGGTACTGTTTATGGAGGCTGCTTAATAGGCTGTGTTCCATACAACAAGGCAGCCGTAGAACAGCTTGCATCGTGTAAGATTGATAAAAGTGATGACATTGGAAACATTCCATTTAGCTTATCAATGAAACCTAACGGCTCATCATCAGCAGATGCACAAAATCGCAGCGAAGATGATAATGACAGTAGAAAACATGGTTCCAGATTCTCTTTCTCGACAAGGAAACTTGATGTAAAGGATGGTAAGGAACTCTTTGTACATAATGGAAACTCCTCTCACAGTGGGCAGAACTTCTTAAAGAGCTTGGAGAACA